The Meiothermus sp. region GCAGAATCGCACTCATCGTAATCACCACCAGGGGGCCGGTGGGCAGGTTCTCACGGCTGGCCGAAAGTAAGGCTCCGCTCACCCCGGCCAAGGCGCCAAACAGCGCTGCCAGCCCAATCAGGGTGCTGAGCCGGTCGGTCCACTGCCGGGCCGCTGCCGCTGGGGCAATCAACAGGGCCGCCATCAAGACCACCCCCACCGTTTGCAACCCCACCATCACCGCCAGCACCGTTAGCGAGGTGAGGAGGGTACCCAGGCCGCGTACCGGCAAACCCAGGCTATGGGCGTAGGCCGGGTCGAAAGAGAGTAGTTTGAACTCTTTGTAGAAGAGGCCCACGATGAAAAGGGCCAGCCCCCCAAGCACCATAAAGTTCAACACATCCGAGGCCACGATGGTAGCGGCTTGCCCGAAGATGAACTGATCCAGCCCGGCCTGACGGGCGTTGTTGCTATGCTGGATAAAAGTCAAAAGGGCCACCCCAAATCCAAAAAAACTGCTGAGCATCACCCCCAGGGCCGAGTCTTCGGGCAGCCGGGTGTGGCGCAACACGGCCAGCACCCCCAAGGAAGCCAGCCAACCGGCTAAGCCGCCGCCCAGGAGCAAAAGGAGAGGCACTTTGGAGCCCGTGAGAAGGAAGGCCAGGCAGATCCCCGGCAAGGCCGCATGGGCCAGCACATCGCCCAGCAAGCTCTGGCGGCGGAGCACGGCAAACGCCCCCAGCACCCCACCCACCACCCCCAATAGGGCCGACCCTAGGGCCACGTTGCGTAGGGTGTAGTCGGTGAAGACATGGGCTACCGTTTCAAGCATATCGAGAACCAAGGGGTGCACATCGTTTCGCGGTCGGTCATGGCTTTTTGCTTTGGGCTTTCAGCTACTTACTATGGACTATCGGCAGTGAAACCCCCCTCATCCGTTCGCCATACGTGCGCTTTAGGTTCTCAGGGGTAAAGGTCTCGCTCATGGGCCCGCTGGCAATCACCTGTACGTTGAGCAGGGTCAGGTAGTCGAAGTAAGTCCGCACGGTTTCCAAGTCGTGGTGCACCACCACCACGGTTTTGCCGCGCTCCTTGAGTTCGTGTAACACCCGCAGGATGGCCTCCTCGGTGACGGTATCTACCCCGGCAAAAGGCTCGTCCATAAAGTAGAGGTCGGCGTCCTGGGCCAGGGCCCG contains the following coding sequences:
- a CDS encoding metal ABC transporter permease — protein: MLETVAHVFTDYTLRNVALGSALLGVVGGVLGAFAVLRRQSLLGDVLAHAALPGICLAFLLTGSKVPLLLLLGGGLAGWLASLGVLAVLRHTRLPEDSALGVMLSSFFGFGVALLTFIQHSNNARQAGLDQFIFGQAATIVASDVLNFMVLGGLALFIVGLFYKEFKLLSFDPAYAHSLGLPVRGLGTLLTSLTVLAVMVGLQTVGVVLMAALLIAPAAAARQWTDRLSTLIGLAALFGALAGVSGALLSASRENLPTGPLVVITMSAILLVSLFFAPLRGLVWDWARARQHRRRVYLERLLLDAHVLYNHEQLSPQTLALRRRESAAVARRHLEVLRALGWVEPNQNGYALTPTGHQKAHELEQAMRVLPKTVEGK